The proteins below come from a single Aphanothece sacrum FPU1 genomic window:
- the nusG gene encoding transcription termination/antitermination protein NusG: MSFAQDSSPELEQLEQQQKAARWYAVQVASGCEKRVKANLEQRIHTLDVANRILQVQIPKTPTIKVRKDGSRQHGDEKVFPGYVLVKMIMDDDAWQVVKNTPNVINFVGAEQKRRYGRGRGHVKPVPLNPSEVERIFRQIEILEPVVKIDMEIGDKILVLSGPFKEFEGEVVEVSPERSKLRALLSIFGRDTPVELEFNQVEKQN, translated from the coding sequence ATGAGTTTTGCCCAAGATTCATCGCCCGAACTAGAGCAACTCGAACAACAGCAAAAAGCGGCTCGCTGGTATGCCGTTCAAGTCGCTTCTGGCTGTGAAAAACGGGTTAAAGCTAACTTAGAACAGAGAATTCATACCCTAGATGTGGCTAACCGCATCTTACAGGTACAAATTCCGAAAACGCCTACTATTAAAGTCCGTAAAGACGGCTCCCGTCAGCATGGAGATGAAAAAGTCTTCCCTGGCTATGTCCTGGTGAAAATGATTATGGACGATGATGCTTGGCAAGTCGTCAAAAATACCCCGAATGTTATCAACTTCGTTGGAGCAGAACAAAAACGAAGATATGGTAGAGGCAGGGGCCACGTTAAACCAGTGCCACTTAACCCATCCGAAGTGGAACGAATCTTTAGACAAATTGAAATACTAGAACCAGTCGTCAAAATCGACATGGAAATTGGTGATAAAATTCTGGTGCTTTCAGGGCCGTTTAAAGAATTTGAAGGAGAAGTGGTGGAAGTTAGCCCAGAACGGAGTAAACTCAGAGCTTTACTCTCGATTTTTGGACGAGATACCCCAGTTGAACTAGAATTTAATCAAGTTGAGAAGCAAAATTAG
- the rplS gene encoding 50S ribosomal protein L19 — protein sequence MNAEKIINDIEAEYLNHTLPTIHVGDTIRVGVKIVEGGKERVQPYEGTVVSMRNGGISETITVRKVFQGVGVERVFLLHSPRIDSITIVRRGRVRRAKLYYLRDRVGKATRIRQRFDRPL from the coding sequence ATGAACGCCGAAAAAATCATCAATGACATAGAAGCAGAATATCTTAATCACACCTTACCGACCATTCACGTAGGTGATACCATTCGGGTAGGTGTGAAGATTGTAGAAGGAGGAAAAGAACGAGTTCAACCCTATGAAGGGACAGTAGTCAGCATGCGTAATGGAGGTATTAGCGAAACCATTACCGTCCGTAAAGTATTCCAAGGAGTAGGAGTAGAACGAGTCTTTCTCTTACACTCCCCACGGATTGACAGTATTACTATAGTACGTCGAGGCAGAGTACGCCGAGCCAAACTCTATTATTTACGCGATCGCGTCGGGAAAGCCACCCGCATCCGGCAACGATTTGATCGCCCCTTATAA
- the rplK gene encoding 50S ribosomal protein L11: protein MKKISAIIKLALPAGKANPAPPVGPALGQHGVNIMAFCKEYNAKTADQVGMIIPVEISVYEDRSFSFVLKTPPASVLIRKAAGVERGSNQPNKTKVGSISTTQLREIAQTKMPDLNANDIDAAMNIVAGTARNMGITIKD from the coding sequence ATGAAAAAAATTTCGGCCATTATTAAACTAGCCCTACCCGCAGGAAAAGCGAACCCCGCTCCCCCAGTCGGCCCGGCCTTGGGTCAACATGGGGTGAACATCATGGCATTCTGTAAAGAATACAATGCCAAAACGGCTGATCAGGTAGGAATGATCATTCCTGTGGAAATATCTGTCTATGAAGATAGAAGCTTCAGTTTTGTCTTAAAAACCCCTCCTGCATCAGTTTTGATCCGTAAAGCAGCCGGAGTCGAAAGAGGTTCTAATCAGCCTAATAAGACCAAAGTAGGCAGTATTAGCACCACTCAACTGCGGGAAATTGCTCAAACCAAAATGCCCGATCTCAATGCCAATGACATTGATGCGGCCATGAATATTGTTGCAGGGACTGCCCGTAACATGGGTATTACCATCAAAGACTAA
- the secE gene encoding preprotein translocase subunit SecE, with protein sequence MVKKDGSKKDKSEVQQANSQSKLANLVNETKEELVKVVWPSRQQLLSESAAVILMVSLVATVIYLVDNLFSWGSGKVF encoded by the coding sequence GTGGTTAAAAAAGACGGGTCAAAAAAAGACAAAAGCGAGGTTCAACAAGCAAATAGCCAATCGAAATTAGCCAATCTTGTGAACGAGACCAAAGAAGAACTGGTTAAAGTTGTATGGCCCTCTAGACAGCAACTTCTCAGCGAATCAGCGGCCGTAATTTTAATGGTTAGCTTAGTGGCTACAGTCATTTATTTAGTTGATAATCTCTTCAGTTGGGGATCAGGGAAGGTATTTTAA